From a single Chitinophaga sp. Cy-1792 genomic region:
- a CDS encoding FG-GAP-like repeat-containing protein — MSAQQKFHKWGLALAFLSAASFAVFSACHVQTKEEKARQLAEKYCGSCHLPVDPSMLDKATWTDHVLPNMAKRLGVNVWGEKEYFPPMPGEKPGQIPFSEWKEIVEYYTTNAPEKLTPAKAPYPVQKGWAGFELVAPVIKDTTIAATTMVAADATAGMIYTSDAYENTLVQWNATLEKANTWKCLSPIVDISFKKDSGKNLALITQIGDMRAVDKPSGVIAELDLNTPGIKPTDLKAFLQRPVQTLSADFDKDGLVDLISCSFGHNTGGLYLLKKLPTGSYDQHPILELPGAIHAVVDDFNNDGWPDLMVLFAAAREGIWLFQNDHKGGFTSDKLLEFPPLWGSTSFQLIDMNGDGKKDIVYTCGDNADYSMILKPYHGVYVFENKGNNQYKQAWFYPVNGCTKAIAGDFNQDGKVDIATIAFFADLKNNPSEKFIFFEGKDNAFNFAPYSPPIENEGHWICMDAVDVDKDGDVDIILGNYAKGFIIQEDYRPNWKEYQPFILLRNTLKHP; from the coding sequence ATGTCAGCTCAACAGAAATTCCACAAATGGGGGCTTGCACTTGCCTTCCTCTCCGCTGCATCTTTCGCAGTTTTCAGTGCATGCCATGTGCAAACCAAAGAAGAAAAAGCCAGACAGCTTGCAGAGAAATATTGTGGTAGCTGCCACCTGCCGGTAGATCCTTCCATGCTGGATAAGGCCACCTGGACGGACCATGTACTCCCCAATATGGCAAAGCGCCTCGGCGTGAATGTATGGGGAGAAAAAGAATATTTCCCGCCAATGCCCGGAGAAAAGCCAGGACAAATCCCCTTCAGCGAGTGGAAAGAAATAGTCGAATATTATACCACCAACGCTCCCGAAAAGCTGACCCCGGCAAAAGCACCTTATCCCGTTCAGAAAGGCTGGGCAGGATTTGAGCTGGTGGCCCCCGTCATAAAAGATACTACCATCGCTGCCACCACCATGGTAGCTGCCGATGCTACTGCCGGTATGATATATACCAGCGATGCCTACGAGAATACGCTTGTGCAATGGAATGCAACACTCGAAAAAGCAAATACCTGGAAATGCTTATCTCCCATTGTAGACATCAGTTTTAAAAAAGATAGCGGAAAAAATCTGGCACTCATTACACAAATAGGTGATATGCGTGCAGTAGATAAACCCAGCGGTGTAATTGCTGAACTGGATCTGAATACACCCGGAATTAAGCCAACTGACCTAAAAGCCTTTTTGCAAAGACCGGTTCAAACGCTTTCAGCCGACTTCGATAAGGACGGATTGGTGGACTTGATTAGTTGCTCGTTCGGTCATAACACCGGCGGACTATATTTATTAAAAAAATTACCGACAGGTTCATACGATCAACATCCAATATTGGAACTGCCAGGAGCTATACACGCTGTGGTGGATGATTTCAATAACGATGGATGGCCTGATCTGATGGTTTTATTCGCCGCTGCCAGGGAAGGAATATGGCTGTTTCAGAACGATCATAAAGGTGGTTTTACCAGTGATAAACTGCTGGAATTCCCGCCACTGTGGGGTTCTACCAGTTTTCAGCTGATAGATATGAATGGAGATGGAAAGAAAGATATCGTATATACCTGTGGAGATAACGCAGATTATTCCATGATATTAAAACCTTATCACGGTGTGTATGTATTTGAAAATAAAGGAAATAACCAATATAAACAGGCCTGGTTTTATCCCGTTAACGGCTGTACGAAAGCGATCGCTGGCGACTTTAATCAGGATGGCAAAGTAGATATTGCGACCATTGCTTTCTTCGCAGACCTGAAAAATAATCCTTCCGAGAAATTCATTTTTTTTGAAGGAAAAGATAATGCCTTTAATTTTGCACCATATTCACCTCCTATAGAAAATGAAGGACACTGGATTTGTATGGATGCAGTGGATGTAGATAAAGATGGAGATGTGGATATCATACTAGGAAATTATGCTAAAGGTTTTATTATACAGGAAGATTATCGACCTAACTGGAAAGAGTATCAGCCATTTATACTTCTCCGGAACACCCTGAAGCATCCTTAG
- a CDS encoding EboA domain-containing protein: protein MTAYVYDLGKVSLLLYQLLQDQGNDNAGQWLEKRLQIQQSGNSTQQYLLTFTAIPRFTGKQPVTVSQETATALQKEIPGFFVYDWTLDKLARVWWLLLLPADDKSFYLQQVENLFNGAEMNELATLYSALPLLAYPEEWIPRTAEGIRSNIAPVQEAIMVRNPYPARYLPEAAWNQLVMKAIFTDKPLQSIEGLSRRANAPLAAIIVDFAHERQAAGRPVNPLQWQLLTHFLNSTNFPDIARLWNSALNVEKEAAALVCSESSYPPARELLVQAPEIAREISQGLISWNTIADKISL, encoded by the coding sequence GTGACCGCTTATGTATATGACCTGGGGAAAGTGAGCCTGCTGTTATATCAGCTCCTGCAGGATCAGGGTAATGACAACGCCGGCCAATGGCTGGAAAAACGCCTTCAGATACAGCAATCAGGAAATTCCACGCAGCAGTATCTCCTCACTTTCACCGCTATTCCACGTTTTACAGGCAAACAGCCAGTGACCGTTTCTCAGGAAACCGCTACCGCACTACAAAAGGAAATACCTGGCTTCTTCGTATATGACTGGACGTTAGACAAACTTGCGCGTGTATGGTGGCTATTGCTTTTACCGGCAGATGATAAATCGTTTTATCTGCAACAGGTAGAAAACCTGTTCAACGGCGCCGAAATGAATGAGCTGGCAACACTCTACAGCGCACTGCCACTGCTGGCATACCCGGAAGAGTGGATACCGAGAACCGCAGAAGGCATCCGGTCCAATATCGCACCGGTACAGGAAGCCATTATGGTACGTAATCCTTACCCCGCCCGATATCTCCCGGAAGCCGCCTGGAACCAGCTGGTAATGAAAGCCATCTTTACTGATAAACCATTGCAATCGATAGAAGGACTCTCCCGTAGGGCAAATGCCCCATTGGCTGCCATCATCGTAGACTTTGCCCATGAAAGGCAGGCAGCAGGCAGGCCGGTAAACCCATTGCAATGGCAACTGCTCACTCATTTCCTGAACAGTACCAACTTCCCGGATATCGCCCGGCTCTGGAACTCAGCCCTCAACGTGGAAAAAGAAGCCGCCGCGCTAGTTTGCAGCGAAAGCAGCTACCCTCCCGCAAGAGAACTGCTGGTGCAGGCCCCCGAAATAGCCCGCGAAATCAGTCAGGGCCTGATCTCCTGGAATACCATCGCTGACAAAATATCCCTGTAG
- a CDS encoding TatD family hydrolase translates to MCGIHDLTEHDLQPLTHHPAYLDKIKGMRFFDPHVHMTSRTTDDYQAMADAGIVAIIEPAFWLGQPRTGVDSFRDYYSSLVGWERFRSSQFGIKHYCTIGLNSKEANNEKLAEAVMEILPQFIYKEGVVGIGEIGFDDQTALEEKYYRAQLELAKEAGLPVQIHTPHRDKKQGTRRSMDIAIEHGLDPQMVIVDHNNEETVKEVLDRGFWAAFTIYPFTKMGNERMVEVVKQYGSRNIMVNSAADWGISDPLAVPKTAALMHESGIDSNDIHLVTYANAVRAFAQSGQINESDFGIASDQSEKFNGSTVLRGGQQPRINKNTTIIR, encoded by the coding sequence ATGTGCGGCATTCATGATTTAACAGAACACGATCTGCAGCCACTCACCCATCATCCTGCCTATCTAGATAAAATTAAAGGCATGCGCTTCTTTGACCCGCATGTTCACATGACCTCCCGGACAACGGATGATTATCAGGCAATGGCAGATGCCGGCATCGTCGCCATTATTGAACCCGCATTCTGGCTCGGACAACCCCGCACCGGTGTTGATTCCTTCCGCGACTACTACAGCAGCCTCGTTGGATGGGAAAGGTTCCGCTCCTCCCAATTCGGGATCAAACATTATTGCACCATCGGACTCAATTCCAAAGAAGCCAATAATGAAAAGCTCGCCGAAGCAGTCATGGAAATCCTCCCGCAGTTCATCTACAAAGAAGGCGTAGTAGGCATCGGGGAAATCGGTTTCGATGACCAGACAGCCCTGGAAGAAAAATATTACCGCGCACAACTGGAGCTGGCCAAAGAAGCCGGCCTGCCGGTACAGATACATACCCCGCACCGCGATAAAAAGCAAGGCACCCGCCGTAGCATGGACATCGCCATAGAACACGGCCTCGATCCGCAGATGGTCATCGTAGACCATAATAATGAGGAAACCGTAAAAGAAGTGCTCGACAGAGGTTTCTGGGCTGCATTCACCATTTACCCCTTTACCAAAATGGGGAATGAACGTATGGTAGAAGTTGTTAAACAGTACGGAAGCCGGAATATCATGGTTAATTCCGCCGCAGACTGGGGTATCAGCGATCCGCTGGCCGTTCCCAAAACCGCCGCGCTCATGCACGAAAGTGGTATTGACTCGAATGACATTCATTTGGTAACTTACGCCAATGCTGTGAGGGCGTTTGCCCAGAGTGGCCAGATAAATGAATCCGATTTTGGAATTGCTAGTGATCAAAGTGAAAAATTCAATGGAAGTACTGTTTTACGTGGTGGGCAACAGCCAAGAATCAATAAAAACACAACCATCATCCGGTAA
- the eboC gene encoding UbiA-like protein EboC (EboC, a homolog the polyprenyltransferase UbiA, belongs to system of proteins involved in the trafficking of precursor metabolites to an extracytoplasmic compartment so that the biosynthesis of certain natural products, such as scytonemin, can be completed.), with amino-acid sequence MRPANMITAISDVLAGVAISGYFINVSYETVTWDFTLPVICLCLAAAGLYGGGVVLNDVFDAQLDAVERPERPIPSGVISYTQAIILGAYLLLVGVLGAFSVGHLTGAPGWIAIGITFAAIVYNKWGKHHSFWGPLNMGLCRGLNLLLGISVMPDALDQYWWMGIIPIVYIAAITNISRGEVHGGDTRNMRISATGYAAVYIAMIAMAVLHQRIWAAPFILLFIVMVNKPLRVAMKNPSGPNIGKAVKGGIIALIVMNAAWVAVFAQPAFAIAVLLLLPVSMGLGKLFAVT; translated from the coding sequence ATGAGGCCGGCCAATATGATAACTGCTATTTCAGATGTACTGGCTGGAGTAGCAATTTCGGGCTATTTTATTAACGTGTCTTATGAAACGGTGACATGGGATTTTACACTGCCGGTAATTTGTCTCTGCCTGGCGGCAGCCGGACTTTACGGCGGCGGAGTCGTACTAAACGACGTATTCGACGCACAACTGGACGCAGTAGAAAGGCCTGAGCGCCCTATTCCCAGCGGCGTTATCTCCTATACACAAGCTATTATTCTCGGTGCATACCTGCTACTCGTAGGTGTTTTAGGCGCCTTTTCAGTAGGACACCTTACCGGTGCCCCAGGTTGGATTGCTATTGGCATCACCTTCGCTGCCATCGTTTATAACAAATGGGGAAAACACCATTCTTTCTGGGGGCCACTGAATATGGGACTTTGCCGCGGACTCAACCTGCTGCTCGGTATCAGCGTAATGCCCGATGCCCTCGACCAATATTGGTGGATGGGAATTATCCCTATCGTATACATCGCGGCCATTACCAATATCAGCAGAGGAGAAGTACATGGTGGTGATACCAGGAATATGCGCATCAGCGCCACTGGCTATGCTGCTGTTTATATTGCCATGATAGCCATGGCGGTACTTCATCAGCGCATCTGGGCCGCGCCGTTTATCCTCCTCTTTATTGTGATGGTAAACAAACCACTCCGCGTTGCCATGAAAAACCCTTCGGGACCCAATATTGGCAAAGCCGTGAAAGGTGGCATCATCGCACTGATCGTGATGAATGCTGCATGGGTGGCCGTTTTTGCTCAGCCGGCATTCGCCATCGCTGTATTGCTGCTCCTCCCGGTATCTATGGGATTAGGAAAACTTTTCGCTGTAACCTGA
- a CDS encoding LuxR C-terminal-related transcriptional regulator, whose amino-acid sequence MNFSRTVRRLYPRVRIVNLMEFEQETTVQDMPAATPAGPLKLAPQRNPVELTKREEEILQLIAEEYTSQEIAGRLFISMRTVEVHRLNLTQKLSVRNVAGLVKEAVRRGLVK is encoded by the coding sequence ATGAATTTCTCACGTACAGTACGTCGGTTATATCCACGTGTCAGGATTGTGAACCTAATGGAATTTGAGCAGGAGACCACAGTGCAGGATATGCCGGCAGCAACGCCGGCGGGGCCACTTAAGCTGGCGCCACAAAGAAATCCTGTTGAACTGACAAAGCGGGAAGAAGAGATCCTGCAATTGATTGCAGAAGAATATACCAGCCAGGAGATTGCGGGAAGATTATTTATCAGTATGCGTACAGTAGAAGTACACCGTTTGAACCTGACCCAGAAATTAAGTGTAAGGAATGTGGCGGGGTTGGTAAAAGAGGCGGTACGTAGAGGTTTGGTAAAGTGA
- a CDS encoding tetratricopeptide repeat-containing sensor histidine kinase translates to MHRQFMLICLWLAIAIAGTAGSLPRQDSLLRRIQQLPPGLEKVYTLYEYGESLLPDNILRANKYMMEGLTMSIQLGSPKAIADFTGYYLHIQQLRGDNLSALFMLHHALKIYACINDTAGLIAANRKLGRVYLRIDNHVAAADHFAATQMLAANRQDSFLLYSILNEMAAIHISDGRYREGFHEAYRAWAYFTGHAANRGMATALLNMGNASSRLEMPGAAVIFYDAVKQIGRQSGDSTYVLDALLRHGESLTNAGFYPQALKEYATAFDISQRYPVPDYLLSIQAGYAKALYQTGHYNAAASMIQQAIGLSKLYVAGNELQQAYLLASEIAQSVGKPTQALLWRKEYEHVHDSLRELNTGSIVQQLQLQFNIEKNDHRITNASLLAAQDNILFQRYRLWVIIIIVILTIIIAGLLIYRWKLIQQARLKIMELQAAENNSNIRLLSAMLSGEEQARIFLSKALHDNVGSVISAAKAEIAALQAGQADLPAPIYHDTLNMLDNAAVEVRKTAQMLMPEILSRQGLAAALGFYCRNFHHNRKLSLTYYCSGESNRYKVSYELSVYRMVQELAGQILRHSRATAAQIQMTLQPDRITISLEDNGIGFQHQPALLEAACYRNLQARIKAFDGVFNIDISRDRGTSAYIVFQVKNGYMV, encoded by the coding sequence ATGCACAGGCAATTTATGCTGATATGTTTATGGCTGGCTATAGCTATAGCCGGAACTGCGGGCAGTCTGCCCCGGCAAGACAGTCTTTTGCGTCGTATACAGCAGCTTCCTCCGGGTCTTGAAAAGGTCTATACACTGTATGAGTACGGAGAATCATTGTTGCCGGATAACATTCTGCGGGCCAACAAATACATGATGGAAGGGCTCACCATGAGCATTCAGCTGGGGTCGCCGAAGGCGATAGCTGATTTTACAGGCTATTACCTGCATATCCAACAGCTGCGTGGGGATAACCTCTCCGCCCTTTTCATGCTGCACCATGCACTGAAGATATATGCCTGTATCAATGATACTGCCGGGTTAATAGCCGCCAACAGGAAATTGGGAAGGGTATATCTGCGTATAGACAATCACGTTGCCGCTGCCGACCATTTTGCAGCTACTCAAATGCTGGCAGCAAACAGACAGGATAGCTTTCTGCTGTATAGCATCCTGAATGAAATGGCCGCCATTCATATCAGCGATGGCCGCTACCGGGAAGGGTTTCATGAGGCATACCGTGCATGGGCATATTTTACCGGACATGCTGCCAACAGAGGTATGGCCACAGCCCTGCTGAATATGGGTAATGCCTCGTCCAGGCTGGAAATGCCCGGTGCAGCAGTCATCTTTTATGATGCCGTCAAACAAATCGGGCGGCAATCCGGCGATAGCACCTACGTACTCGATGCGCTGCTACGTCATGGTGAAAGCCTTACCAACGCAGGGTTTTACCCACAGGCATTGAAGGAGTATGCAACAGCGTTCGATATCTCCCAACGATACCCTGTGCCTGACTACCTGCTTTCCATACAGGCAGGCTATGCGAAAGCATTATATCAGACAGGGCATTACAATGCTGCTGCCAGCATGATACAACAGGCCATAGGACTGAGTAAATTGTATGTTGCCGGCAACGAACTGCAGCAGGCTTATCTGCTGGCGTCAGAAATAGCGCAGTCAGTAGGAAAACCCACACAGGCGCTACTTTGGCGGAAGGAATATGAGCATGTACATGATTCGCTGCGGGAACTGAATACAGGCAGTATTGTACAGCAGCTGCAGCTGCAATTCAACATTGAAAAAAATGATCACCGGATCACCAATGCCAGTCTGCTCGCCGCACAAGACAATATACTATTCCAGCGGTACAGGCTGTGGGTAATTATTATAATTGTCATATTAACAATTATAATAGCCGGATTATTGATATACCGGTGGAAGCTAATACAGCAGGCGCGTTTGAAGATAATGGAGTTACAGGCAGCCGAAAACAACAGCAATATCCGGTTACTATCCGCCATGTTATCGGGGGAAGAGCAGGCCAGGATATTTTTATCCAAAGCCCTGCATGATAATGTAGGCAGCGTAATCAGTGCCGCCAAGGCGGAGATAGCAGCCTTACAGGCAGGACAGGCGGACTTACCGGCGCCGATATACCACGACACGCTGAACATGCTGGATAATGCAGCCGTGGAAGTGCGGAAAACAGCCCAGATGCTGATGCCTGAAATCCTTTCCAGGCAAGGGCTTGCAGCAGCATTAGGATTCTATTGCCGTAATTTCCATCATAACAGGAAATTATCACTGACCTATTACTGTTCAGGAGAAAGCAACCGGTATAAAGTGAGTTATGAACTATCTGTATACCGTATGGTACAGGAACTGGCAGGCCAGATACTGCGTCATTCGAGGGCTACGGCCGCACAGATACAAATGACATTGCAACCAGACAGGATTACGATCAGCCTGGAAGACAATGGCATTGGTTTTCAGCACCAGCCGGCATTACTGGAGGCTGCCTGCTACAGGAACCTGCAGGCACGGATAAAGGCCTTTGACGGTGTATTCAATATTGATATCAGCAGAGACCGCGGCACCAGTGCCTATATTGTTTTTCAGGTGAAAAACGGGTATATGGTTTAG
- a CDS encoding 3-dehydroquinate synthase, which yields MENILQNFDVNFNFKVHFTSHLFDPANDCLRSYLESQAVKAYQKKLLVILDAGMAAHYPDLPQQIATYLRQVNGFQLVPEIITIAGGESVKNDLPLFLSLVNAIDKYAIDRHSFLIGIGGGSLLDLTGFVAAVSHRGVKHIRIPTTVLSQNDSGVGVKNGINFNGKKNFLGAFAPPQAVFNDSHFLTTLLPRDWNSGMVEAVKVALIKDAAFFNWMEEKALALSSGNMEDMEQLIYRCAALHMQHIGGSGDPFESGSSRPLDFGHWSAHKLEQLTNFELRHGEAVSIGVAIDSVYSYLLGWLQEDDMHRIIRVLKNMQLPVWHPLMEKQADKDSPVIAGLEEFREHLGGQLTISLLRAIGRGEEVHEMNVDKLYEAAAICKQLQ from the coding sequence ATGGAAAACATACTACAGAACTTTGATGTCAACTTCAATTTTAAGGTACATTTTACTTCCCATCTGTTCGACCCCGCAAATGACTGTCTGAGAAGCTACCTGGAATCACAGGCAGTAAAAGCTTATCAAAAGAAATTACTGGTAATCCTGGATGCCGGTATGGCCGCGCATTATCCGGACCTGCCGCAACAGATAGCCACTTACCTGCGTCAGGTAAATGGCTTCCAGCTGGTACCTGAAATTATTACCATCGCTGGTGGTGAAAGCGTGAAAAACGACCTGCCCTTATTCCTGTCGCTGGTAAATGCTATTGATAAATACGCTATAGACAGGCATTCATTCCTGATCGGTATCGGCGGTGGTTCCCTGCTCGATCTTACCGGATTTGTGGCTGCAGTATCACATCGTGGCGTTAAACATATTCGTATACCCACTACCGTATTATCGCAGAACGATTCCGGCGTAGGCGTGAAAAACGGTATCAACTTCAACGGCAAAAAGAACTTCCTCGGCGCCTTTGCCCCACCACAGGCCGTTTTCAACGACAGCCATTTCCTGACAACATTGTTGCCACGCGACTGGAACTCCGGTATGGTGGAAGCAGTGAAGGTAGCACTCATCAAAGATGCCGCCTTCTTTAACTGGATGGAAGAAAAAGCCCTCGCTCTCAGTAGTGGTAATATGGAAGATATGGAGCAGCTGATATACCGCTGTGCTGCGCTACATATGCAGCATATCGGCGGTAGCGGTGATCCTTTCGAAAGCGGCTCTTCCCGCCCGCTCGACTTCGGCCACTGGAGCGCGCATAAACTGGAACAACTGACAAACTTTGAGCTTCGCCACGGAGAAGCCGTATCCATCGGCGTTGCCATCGATAGCGTATATTCTTACCTGTTAGGCTGGCTGCAGGAAGATGATATGCACCGTATCATCCGTGTATTGAAAAATATGCAACTGCCCGTTTGGCATCCCCTGATGGAAAAACAGGCAGATAAAGACTCTCCCGTGATTGCAGGATTGGAAGAATTCCGCGAACACCTCGGCGGACAACTCACCATTTCCCTGCTCCGCGCCATCGGAAGAGGAGAAGAAGTACATGAAATGAATGTGGATAAACTCTATGAAGCCGCTGCTATCTGCAAACAACTGCAATAG
- the eboE gene encoding metabolite traffic protein EboE has translation MQTVYGQLTYCSNIHPGENWGDHFKQLQANIPAVKRAVSPDKPFGIGLRLSNTASLELAREENLRGFQQWLKEQDCYVFTMNGFPYGGFHNVVVKDQVHAPDWTSPDRVAYTIRLFRLLATLLPYGMDGGISTSPLSYKYWCNRCEEEQNSVTESATLNMLLVVEHLVRIRRSGGPLLHLDIEPEPDGLLENTAEFLDWYLHKLMPTGIIFLQDKFRVDEATAAQMIKDHVALCYDVCHFALVYEQPAKVLDQIAAYGIKVGKVQLSAALKADMPTETDKRKVILDAFRQFMEPVYLHQVIARTDTGSLIHYPDLPQAFEDQDNPRVREWRSHFHVPVFLERYEVLESTQADIREVLKLQQQQSFTNHLEVETYTWDVLPPALKLEMDDSISRELLWVKGVLEL, from the coding sequence ATGCAAACAGTTTACGGGCAGCTGACCTATTGCTCCAATATACACCCCGGCGAAAACTGGGGCGACCACTTTAAACAATTACAAGCAAATATACCTGCTGTTAAAAGGGCCGTTTCTCCTGATAAACCCTTTGGTATCGGATTACGCCTGTCTAATACCGCCAGCCTGGAACTGGCCAGGGAAGAGAACCTGCGCGGATTCCAGCAATGGCTCAAAGAACAGGATTGTTACGTTTTTACCATGAACGGCTTCCCGTACGGCGGCTTTCATAACGTTGTTGTGAAAGACCAGGTACATGCACCCGACTGGACAAGCCCCGACCGCGTGGCCTATACCATTCGCCTGTTCCGGCTACTGGCCACCCTGCTGCCTTATGGCATGGATGGTGGTATCTCTACCTCCCCCCTGAGTTATAAATACTGGTGCAATCGCTGTGAAGAAGAACAAAATTCCGTGACAGAAAGCGCCACACTGAATATGCTGCTCGTAGTGGAACATCTCGTGCGTATCAGACGCAGTGGCGGACCGCTGCTGCACCTCGACATAGAACCTGAACCAGACGGACTGCTCGAAAATACCGCTGAGTTTCTCGATTGGTACCTGCATAAGCTGATGCCCACAGGTATTATATTTTTGCAGGATAAATTCCGGGTAGATGAAGCGACTGCTGCGCAGATGATCAAAGACCACGTAGCCCTTTGCTATGATGTCTGCCACTTCGCCCTGGTGTATGAACAGCCTGCGAAAGTGCTGGACCAGATAGCCGCATATGGTATTAAAGTAGGGAAAGTACAACTGAGTGCAGCGCTGAAAGCAGATATGCCAACGGAAACGGATAAACGTAAAGTAATCCTGGACGCTTTCCGTCAGTTTATGGAACCTGTTTACCTGCACCAGGTAATTGCCAGAACAGACACAGGTTCCCTGATTCATTATCCTGATTTGCCACAGGCATTTGAAGACCAGGATAATCCAAGGGTACGGGAATGGCGTTCACATTTTCATGTGCCTGTTTTTTTAGAGAGATATGAAGTACTGGAATCTACACAGGCAGATATCCGCGAAGTATTGAAACTGCAGCAACAGCAATCTTTTACCAATCACCTGGAAGTAGAAACATATACCTGGGATGTTTTACCACCGGCACTGAAACTGGAAATGGACGATTCTATATCCAGAGAGCTGCTGTGGGTGAAAGGAGTATTGGAATTGTGA
- a CDS encoding alkaline phosphatase family protein codes for MRKTVVIDVVGLSTSLINHMPYLKAYTENHHLATIQPMLPAVTTAVQSTYLTGQWPAEHGIVGNGWYDRTDSEIKFWKQSNKLVDAPKIWDKARQLNPEFTVSQMCWWYNMYANVDYSLTPRPNYLSDGRKIPDCYTTPAGLRDELREKFGTFPLFNYWGPTASIKSSQYIADASIYTDKKYNPTMTFIYLPHLDYCLQKFGQDMERNRKEILEIDGVLKQLITYYEEVQAEIIILSEYGISNATKPVDINRILRQEGLLAVREERGLEILDPGASKVFAVADHQLAHLYFNDPSCYKKVRDMLEKHPDIELVLDREGKRQHNLHHSRSGDLVLVAAPNSWFTYYYWLDDNKAPDFARIVEIFRKPGYDPVEMFMDPKNPFVKLKAAFQLLKKKLGFRYLMSVIPLDATLIKGSHGRLEKDASLHPVIITNKPSGKDTLQATDVYGVMWKTLTGDTQ; via the coding sequence ATGAGAAAAACAGTAGTAATCGATGTGGTAGGTTTATCCACATCGCTGATTAACCATATGCCTTACCTGAAGGCATACACGGAAAACCACCATCTGGCAACCATTCAACCAATGCTGCCGGCAGTCACCACTGCGGTTCAAAGCACCTATCTTACCGGTCAGTGGCCGGCCGAACACGGCATTGTAGGCAACGGCTGGTACGATCGCACAGATAGCGAAATAAAATTCTGGAAACAATCGAATAAGCTGGTAGACGCGCCCAAAATCTGGGACAAAGCCCGTCAGCTAAACCCGGAATTTACCGTTTCCCAGATGTGCTGGTGGTACAATATGTACGCCAACGTCGATTACTCACTCACGCCCCGCCCGAACTACCTTTCAGACGGTCGCAAAATACCGGACTGCTATACGACACCTGCCGGCCTCAGAGACGAACTCCGGGAAAAATTCGGCACCTTCCCCCTGTTCAACTACTGGGGACCTACCGCCAGCATTAAATCTTCCCAATATATCGCGGACGCTTCCATCTACACTGATAAGAAGTATAATCCGACCATGACGTTTATCTATCTCCCGCATCTGGACTACTGTCTGCAAAAATTCGGGCAGGATATGGAACGCAATAGGAAAGAGATATTAGAAATTGATGGTGTTTTAAAGCAGTTAATTACTTATTATGAAGAGGTACAGGCAGAGATTATTATCCTGTCTGAATACGGTATTTCCAATGCTACCAAACCGGTAGATATCAACAGAATTCTCCGTCAGGAAGGACTGCTGGCTGTGCGGGAAGAACGTGGCCTCGAAATCCTTGATCCCGGTGCCTCTAAAGTGTTTGCCGTTGCTGATCACCAGCTCGCACATCTCTACTTCAACGATCCTTCCTGCTATAAAAAAGTCAGGGACATGCTGGAAAAACACCCGGATATCGAACTGGTGCTCGACAGGGAAGGCAAACGTCAGCATAACCTCCATCATAGCCGTAGCGGCGATTTAGTGCTGGTAGCAGCACCAAACAGCTGGTTTACCTACTACTACTGGCTGGATGATAATAAAGCGCCTGATTTTGCCCGCATCGTCGAAATCTTCCGCAAACCCGGCTACGACCCGGTAGAGATGTTCATGGACCCGAAAAATCCATTCGTGAAACTGAAAGCGGCCTTCCAGCTGCTGAAGAAGAAATTGGGCTTCCGTTACCTGATGAGCGTTATTCCACTGGATGCCACGCTGATAAAAGGTTCTCACGGCCGCCTCGAAAAGGATGCTTCCCTGCATCCCGTTATTATCACCAATAAACCTTCCGGAAAAGATACCCTGCAGGCCACCGATGTCTATGGCGTTATGTGGAAAACATTGACAGGCGACACACAGTAA